Proteins encoded by one window of Arachis hypogaea cultivar Tifrunner chromosome 1, arahy.Tifrunner.gnm2.J5K5, whole genome shotgun sequence:
- the LOC112803523 gene encoding uncharacterized protein: protein MLRLLYFVNTELESSFLVPFVAVSALREQAEPGFWLIGDFGLSEKESVNAFGVMVCVLRHIRPSSTVLASHFLFFTDWRVYLAGIEPQEQQQLVVLMRRNRLTKRQKTLQLDLMSLICLHIQSTAEGQQCKDKHHNLKQVRVQEAQGDMGGRENNLMYWRGWPTIFSNLQLTKGRMPN from the exons ATGTTGCGGCTGCTTTATTTCGTTAATACA gagttagaatccAGTTTCCTTGTGCCGTTTGTAGCTGTTTCTGCTTTGAGAGAGCAAGCAGAGCCAGGATTTTGGTTGATCGGTGATTTTGGGCTGAGCGAAAAGGAGTCAGTTAACGCATTTGGGGTTAtggtttgcgttttgag GCACATCCGACCAAGTTCTACAGTCCTGGCAAGCCATTTCCTCTTTTTCACCGACTGGAGGGTATATTTGGCAGGGATAGAGCCACAGGAGCAGCAGCAGTTAGTGGTTTTGATGCGGAGGAACAGGTTAACGAAGAGACAGAAGACACTGCAGTTGGATTTGATGAGTCTGATATGTCTCCATATCCAGTCAACGGCGGAGGGCCAGCAATGCAAGGACAAGCATCACAATCTAAAGCAGGTGCGAGTGCAGGAAGCACAAGGCGATATGGGAGGAAGAGAAAACAACTTGATGTACTGGAGAGGATGGCCAACCATATTCAGCAATCTTCAGCTGACCAAAGGAAGAATGCCCAATTGA